The DNA sequence TATTTAACTTGCCTCCTCCCCACACAGGTAGGTTCCCACCAGGACATCACCGAAGAAAGCTTCTCTCTCTTTTGGATGCTGGAGCCCCGAATAGGTACTGGTGGAGGGGAGGGCTGAGGTGCTAAGCCCCAGAAAGCCACCCTCTCGACAAACCTGGTTGTAGACTAGCCATGCCCATCCTTCCCTAGAGATTGTTGTGGTGGGCACTGGAGACCGTACTGAGCGGCTGCAGTCCGAGGTGCTGCGAGCCATGAGGCGGCGGGGCATCGCTGTGGAAGTGCAGGACACAGTACGTCCGGGACTTGGGAATGCTGAGGAGAGCCCAGGCCTAGCCCTAGCCCAGCTGATGCTGGCTTTCTTTTTGCAGCCCAATGCTTGTGCCACTTTCAACTTCCTGTGTCATGAAGGCCGAGTGACAGGAGCTGCTCTCATACCCCCACCTGGAGGGTCTCCACTCACATCTCTGCCCCAAGCTGCAGAATGAACTACCAGGAACTGACCTGTCCAGGACCCTGGCATCTTTTGCAGAGCGCAGGGGTTCCAAAGCTTTCACTAGTCCCTCCCCTTTGGtgctgtaaatatttattttgcttgcCAGCAATAATAATTTAATCCACTTTTCTGATTTTGTACTTGGTGTGCTGCTGGCCAGGAGCTGATGGCTCAGTGGGTTCTTGGTCAGGATTCTGAAGAAACCAAGGAGTCAACTTTTCATCTATACTTACTTCCCTCTCAAGAGTGAGGAGGCAGTGTAGGCACCTGTTCTAAACCAGATCTGTTTGCTCACATGCAGATTTGAGGGGACCTCAGTGCTTTTCTCCATAATGTCCTTTAGAGATTCAAGTTAGAGAACAAGTATGTGGGTCTCAACCTGGTCCTACGTGGCTAAGCTTTGGGCTAGCGGGAGACCCTGTGGATGCTAGTCCAGAGCCCCACAGACTATTCCATGACCCTTCCTAAGCAGCCATACTGATTCTCAGTATGAGCCCAAACCATAGGGAGCCAGAGTTGGTTGGTCTGCGCTGTTTCAGGGGAACTTTCTGAATCTAGTACCAACCCCTACTTCCAGAGCACCCTTATCTCAGGGCCTGAGACTCTTCCTGGAAAGGGTGTTGTGTTTGTATCTGTGGTGGTGGCAGCTGTAGAGCCCCACTTGCCTGTTGACCTCAAAGATCAGGCaccatttatttttcaaacttttattgAAAAACCAAGGGAGTGTGCTATATCCATTTTCAGAAAAGCCGTTTCTCATACCTGTTGGCAGAAAGACTGGCTGTGAGGTGAGAGCAGGAGAATAGAGGCACGGGAGACCTCCACCCCAACGACAGAGGAGTGAAAAAAGGGTTGGTCACTCACGAATGGAGGCTGTGGACGCCACCTTCCACCTGAGCTGAGGATGTTCTCTTCTCAAACTTGAGCTCCCCAGAATACATCATGGCTCTGCAGAGGGGCAGATGTCAGGTGTGGActggccctggcccagcccctgtAAACAATGGCCCAGCTCCCCAAGCGTACCGGACTTGGGTCAAACTCTTGGCACCAATGTCCTGGCAGGAGTGCTGGATGCCAGCGATCAGGTAGGGAACAAATTTGTGTATAGATCCTTTGTCTTGCACAGCCCCAGACACCCCCTGGGCCACCTTGATTTTGTCAGCTTCACTACAAGGAGAGGCAAGAAACACGAGCAAAGTCAAAGCATGGATGAGGCTGCCCATGCAGGGTTAGTGTAGGGTAACTGACCTGCCTGTCCCACCTGAAATATCGGTTTTGGCTGCTGAGATGCTTGTCCATGGCATCAAGAGAACCCATTCCACGGTATTTCTTTAGCCGGATCCCATCAGAGAAGAAGTACTCGCCAGGGGCCTCAGTGGTAGCAGCCAAAAGAGAGCCCATCATAACTAGGGACAGATAGGAGTGCTGGGGGAGGATCCTGACTGGCATTAGGGAAGGAGTCCCACCAGGCTCCCCGGGTGTTGGGCCTCACCTGTGGAGGCCCCAAGGGCCAAAGCTTTGGCAATATGGCCCACGTTTTGGATTCCTCCATCAGCGATGACAGGAACGCCAAAGCGCCGTGCATATTCTGACACCTTGTACACTGCTGTTGCTTGGGGCCGCCCACAGGCCAGCACTGTTGAGACATGGAGGGACaaatggggaggggggtggagatAGTGGGGACAGGCAAGAGGCCCTGTGGCCACAATTCAGTACCCAGGAGCTCTCAGCTACACCTGCACCAGGACTGCAGCCTGGCTGAGGAAGAGTCATGTCTGGGATGACTGCTGCTCCATCTGCCTTCAACAGTACAAACAGCTGTGATGGCCTCCATTCACCCTTGCGTGTGCGCGTGCATGTGTGCGTGGCCCAGGGCAGCCTCAGGCACATGCAGTCAGCAGCTGGGAAAGCCCCGCCCAACTGGTAGGTAGGATAGGGTTCACCGTGCAGTTAGTACCCAGAGGCCCACCCCTTGCTCCCTGCATGGTGGGCAGCTCAGGCAGTATCAGGGCAGTGATCctgtggaaggaaaaatggacCCCAGAGTTGGTCCTTAAGCTGTGCCTACTGCAGGAGACGTGGGCA is a window from the Vicugna pacos chromosome 17, VicPac4, whole genome shotgun sequence genome containing:
- the NDUFAF3 gene encoding NADH dehydrogenase [ubiquinone] 1 alpha subcomplex assembly factor 3 isoform X2 translates to MAAPFVLRNLCGARPALRWPSAQLPWVPRRGHRLTPADDELYQRTRISLLQRESPHAMYIDSYNSRGFTVNGNRVFGPCALLPQSVVQWNVGSHQDITEESFSLFWMLEPRIEIVVVGTGDRTERLQSEVLRAMRRRGIAVEVQDTVRPGLGNAEESPGLALAQLMLAFFLQPNACATFNFLCHEGRVTGAALIPPPGGSPLTSLPQAAE
- the NDUFAF3 gene encoding NADH dehydrogenase [ubiquinone] 1 alpha subcomplex assembly factor 3 isoform X1, whose amino-acid sequence is MCGTRTARRSAMAAPFVLRNLCGARPALRWPSAQLPWVPRRGHRLTPADDELYQRTRISLLQRESPHAMYIDSYNSRGFTVNGNRVFGPCALLPQSVVQWNVGSHQDITEESFSLFWMLEPRIEIVVVGTGDRTERLQSEVLRAMRRRGIAVEVQDTVRPGLGNAEESPGLALAQLMLAFFLQPNACATFNFLCHEGRVTGAALIPPPGGSPLTSLPQAAE